From the Telopea speciosissima isolate NSW1024214 ecotype Mountain lineage chromosome 9, Tspe_v1, whole genome shotgun sequence genome, the window gaggttacgctAGACtatggtcggtgcagagcatcatttctctgataccactctgtcacgccctcATCCCGacgtaagatattttgccacataagGGGTGATTGGGACAACACACATTATCCCGATACctaccaagatcacagatacagtgtcctgagccacagttcaccctgtcatcaatcgtgataaTAGCATGGAACaaatcaaatggaataaatcgttccaatcacagagttagcggaagcaaaattaaatcaaacatgtgaaattatagagcatcggttctctaatgataacacatagtacaatttccataaatgtaaccattcaatctctcctataattaaatatatagtttatacatgaatgtggatgaatacaaaaattaaacaataaataatcgccactagggcaccattcttgggtgtaaatctacatccaagtcacagccacctgctccacttgatttgcatccaacagTACTCGTCAAGAAGTTacctacatatcaactaaaaaggggttgggcaacagggttagctacactagctagtgagggagcaaaggggaatgcatacGCATACACATAAACAgtttcaagcagaatgatgcatgctaatgttagattcatttttcacctagcacacaaattctatcgatcaagtgtatgctattgtgataactcgggagacactgagggtcacttaacctattgccccagtgaaacctcagttatcacacgggagcctatGTCGGTAGAAACCATCatgtcacccagtggcagaccccgatagccatcactactcctgtcctggcctctcccacctccactgaccacaggtgctcagactatccaatacataaacccctattggcaagggtcgtagcataaggggcaagcatcctagccacaaatatactatatgcaagtcctatcatcccgagaggtattccaggtgcatcaacgtcccattccatctaatacccgggtaccagcatggcacggtacatacagaccaggatagcatataacagttttcataattaaataaatttgggTTTCGATACCGGCACACctggcaccgtagcccgatacattggtgagaataatatcacattcatgaTAATTCACATTcgaataataatgcaatgcacacaatggttatatttatatattagcatgcttaagattgccaaatatatatattctaatccaacaaagtcacccaaaacccacttaCCGAACATCGGGtatcacccggcgtggttgacatgaatctcaccggtgcaccagctatccatcgagttaggtagcctaaacatacaaaaccaatcattaaagcatgtatagaagggtcccatgctacgcccccaaggttaaaatcaattttcaaccaagacagcacaagTGGACTCACGGACAGAAggaacagggtgagtccgtccctgactccgttcaggccaaaaggtgaaaacacAAGGAGCGGATCCCCGAATGGAACATCTCACTTGGATCCGGTCATGCATCCGTTCGACCTTCTGAGACATACCAGAGAGCGAACTGACCCACATGCGGATGCAACATCTTAGTCCGCCCctacatccgttcgatccctgagacatgccCAAGAGCGAACTGACCCACGGGCGGATGCAACAAACTTGAGTCCATTCCATCATCCATTCAGGTCAAATCATAGGGATTACACTAGGCGGACTGACGGACGGTACCACGGTGGGTGGATCAGATCGTGCATCTGCcggcagtctcttccgagatttcaaagggcttcttctccagcttgaagcttggagtgcacCCAGCACTTAGAGACATGGGAGGGATGTCTAAgtctcctagggtcactagaacctaggcttaccccatggatccaagatcatacaagggtttggtctcaatttggtccaagggttgggtttccaGTCTTAGAACCAAGGGTTCAGCAGCATTGGCTGCAAGGCAGGTTATAAGAACCATTTCTAGAGCTTGGTTAGCACTATTAAAGCTCCCAATAAGGGTCGAGCTTCagcttgagtcccaaatggaaccctaggttagcccaagctcaaggaatctaccaaaatgaaaagggaaaatGGAGGAGTACCAAGTTCCAAGtcttaccttcaatggaggtAGTAAGGACAAGGCTAGATGAGCCTTCTTGACCTCCTTTCTTCCAACcaccctctccatctcttctccttcaccgtcttcttctcccattatccgatcagcaagaggaggagatgtggggccgccagccatcttggcatggcctccgtcttcttcccttcccttctcattcctctcctacttctacttcttcttcttcttccttcctccttctcctcctttccttgtctcttctcctccacggtttgcttgggagggggagagataagggaataagggTTTAGGTTAGTcttttaaggggtagaaggccttaggtcttgtttggtttaggtacccccaaaaCACTTAGTGGTCTTTAGGTCTAAATGGGctttaagtcttgtttggtccatgtcataaccattaggtccatttagttaattaggacatgtttgggtgcaccctaagtccataggacctatttgtcctctaaggtccatttggtttaggttaggttataaaacccattatttacttaagttaagtcttgtagacccactttcatggcccacttaaccaattaatggtaagggtagggaTCCATATGGTCCGAGGGTCTAATTATGGTGTCCGAAACACGGggatgtgggccccacaggaaaataatccaaaagggTAGGtaacagcatgggcggatcctTGAGCAGATTCggttcgagtgagtccgttcgtgactctggtgttgctatcagggcccaaacttcaaggaaagttatggAGCTTTAAGCCATATTTCCAAGACATTGAGGGAATacatataataaaatattaggtttaAGGCcattaatgttgaccattgccaccatggcattaccctttggtaaaggtctaaattACCCGGGGCataagggtatatttcgggtgcgggtgtaacactcTAAGCCGCCCTCCTATGAGAACTAGCACGAAAAAGCGCAGGGTCCAGTCGTAGGTCCactgaacaacaacaacagacagagaaagaaaatgagTCAGCAGCAGataaccaaaaagaaaattctaagcATAAGTACCAAATACGGGAATAAAAACAAagatcttaccaggactcaacttccaaaggaacaacaaggcctccgagtccaactcttGAACATCGAACTTGCTACGTCCCAGACATCGATTGAGGGAGTCGCTCTCAAAGTTGTTCAGCTCAAGAGAACGGTTCACACTCTTGAGGTCAATTGCCTCCCAGGTGGTCCGCAGCaggcattggaggaccatagCAAAGAAAAACCAATCCCTCCAATATTTCACCGAACTAGTGAGCCCCTCAAAGAAGTCAAAGTCGGCAAAGGGCCCCTTGAGGGAGCGACGGACAAAGTGGTACCACTCATCATCCCCCTTCCTCAACATGTAGAAGTGTGAGAACtggggaacagtggcggcacgccccatcCGGGCGAAGAATACATAGAAGCCCAAGAGGACCCTCTAGGAGTTGGGCAATATCTTCCCGAGGGTAAGGTGCCAGTGGTCTAAGACCTACTCAACAAAGTGAGGAATGGGGAAGCGAAGGCCATAAGTGAAGAAGACCTTGTAGAGACAAACCTCATCTGCCTAGTGGGAGAAGGCACGATCATCGCCCCCGAGGACACGGAGGACAACCTCAGAAGGTATATGGTACTCCCGGTGTAGGGATACCAGGTTCAAGGCAATCAGGACACTAGAGAACCGCCCTATCCTACTGGTAGGGTCTATAGTTGGGAGCGCAACCCCAGAGACTCCAGGACACCTGCCGGGACTTGAGTCACCAGACTCCTCCTCGTCACTGACAATGGCCCTAGGAGAAGGCAATGGGGGAAGGGTATCCATAGATGAGAACGACCCTGAATAAGGCCCGTCCGTGGCATACCCCTCATGGACAGAGGTAGAATCAGAATCACTCGACGACATGAAGGAGGATATGGAAGACTTACTTAGCGGTACTCCTTAACGTCAAACTGCAAAcccaagagagaagaaggagaactgCTATATGCAAAAAATGAATCCATATGGTaccatcacaaaaaaaaaaaaattctggctGAGGCCATACTTGAAAGGGCGCAGGCGTGGTTGAGAAGGCCAAAGACGCAAGGGCACAGGGCGACGGCCACAGGCGACGGGCGCGAGGCACAGGCGATGGGTGCGAGACACTTGACGCAGGCGATGGGcatagggagtcttatgtacgctatgttgtgtacaaggccggacatttgctatgcaatAGGTATGGTAaatcgttatcaatctaaccctagacgtaagcattggagtgctgtcaagaatatcctcaagtacctgagaaggactaaggaatatttcttggtttttggatctgatcagttgttagTATTAGGATACACagattcagatttccaaactaacaaggatgatagaaaattcATGtttgggatggtatatctaatgggtggaggtgccattgtgtggcggagtgaaaaataaaagtctacagccgattctactaccgaagcagaataccttgcagcttgtgatgcagtaaaagaaggtgtttggctgaggaaattcctttcagatttggaggtagtccctgatcttgtcaagggccctattcccctgttatgtgacaatagaggggccattgcacaagctaaagagcctagggctcatcagaggaacaagcccgtgcagcggaagtatcacctcatcagagaggttatccagcagggtgacgtgagtatctccaaagcggacacaactgaaaatgtgtctgatgccatgacaaagggtttgtcaccaggtgtgtttgagaaacacatggagggcatgggtttaaaatgtatagggaattggctttgatgtacaagtgggagattgttggacaagtgtgtgtccatcaaactcggttcggtccggttcaacccagttcacctttgtattgaacatttatacattttagtttaatattgtcacatgcgatataaattttttgagcattatgtgtccgtaagttatacttaaaatggtagtcacgactagggtttgggctggacacccttatcatatggtcgtcgcattgggtatgcatagacatgtgatgtcagggtacaaatgcgagtgctcacatgtttgatgtgtccattggcgaagaatctactttattgattccctcatgtattactgccagatgtaggaagggatagacatgtgtcaccgacaccctgtacttgagggaaccctgtcactgcaaagtgtgatcgcattctttggttcatcaatgactgagactcaagcgagtcaaagtcggtgttctgggaatgcgtgaacactttgtgagtaaaggagttatccaatacggtcaccactacccgattggggaacaccaagatagagactgtctgtgcatggtcggatcagaatctggattcagtgccgttttggaaatggttttgcaaaaatctattttacataaaatgatatattatttataattatttgaacaaagtattttatcgagttttacgggacccgatcagatgcacagacgctcttatatggacatgtactatggattggggtttggtagtacatgtgtacatgccctagattccataatgatggtgttgattagtggggggggttgtatatgataaattgttatcatatagggagttatttggaatttgctaatttaattggctctttatttaattaatggatttggtgctaattgtaattatccattaataattaaataaagaatctaattaatactttccctattagattctgcttcttcacctgtgcaaCACTTTTGAGTTTAAACTGAattgccagactgagagagagagagagtcagactctcactagggctctattaaatctatctaggatttaattaaaccctattattataaataggggaccaacatGCAGGAGGGaggagaagctctccacgtttttgagtagacactctctctcctacgtttttggtttttctctctccctcttgtgatctctcttcttcttcttgcttctctcacctgtgtttgagagttagggtttgtgaaacactagatctgtgctgaggagtttgagggcatctgggattggcgtgtagaaccttggtagcaccattggaggttcagatctgtttgcttggagcgctcactagaggaagaaccactgtctattggaggagcaacacttgaggctcaccaggttagcagttctttattaattccttcagtttattgattattaatatttatgggatgcgaaagaaactcgaatcgatttaatgccgctgcgcattcgagtatgggatggatccctctcgccatgtgatggactagagatgaatttctccgtccctattgtgataattaattttatgggacgcaatagggaagaagaaaccctaatagggatgcacgcccatgggaacccctaaaatttaatggggcacccatgggacaccatgggataacccagggcgtgcaaaaccctaattatgtaatatattggtttccctagggaaccatggcttgatccctggaccgttgtttgacctaCAGTCCATTCGTTGTTCAATAAACATTTTAAGTGCGTCTGCTTGGACTGTGCTATTTATGAATGATATATTATATTTCATAAGAGATCCTGCTCTGAAAACCTCTCTCCATTTGAaactcccttttttttctggttttttttcaaatgtttgAATGGATGCTGCCAGAGGTTCTGCATTCATTCCATTCTTAATCGATTGAGAGGCTTGTTGTTGAGTGTTTTGCTTCATAAGTCCAACGGATTTCAGGGTTTAACTTAGGAAGGattaaagagaaaggaaggactTCCTTCCCTGAACAGAGACTCTCTCCATTTTGTCCTTTTGCTgttccaccttcttcttctcctttctatcGTATCTGAGATCTCATCCCTGGCAGATCGATGTGTTCTTCAATACAGTAGGGGATTTCACTACCttcatacctggagaaaagtCTGTTGCTGGTTAAAACTTCATTGTAAATCCTAGCTGCTGAATTGGCGTggtgttttctctattttctcttcctAACGTTTGCAGTCTTGGGCTTCTTTTTTCGTTTTTATGCTTCCTCTCTTTGTGATAGCTGTCATTGCTGGTCtgggtttggtttcaatttcaacAACTATGGTTCTGTTACTTGAGTATGACCATAGATACAGGTCCAATTATATTAGATGAAGCCGTTGCAGCCTTGAGGACCATAATATCCACATTTGagggttttaacttttaaataATGTACTTAGATTCTGCTGTAACAATGGTAGAAGCAGCACGTCATTTATTGATCAGAATATGCAGGCTCCTTTGGAGTTCTTTAAAAATGGTCCTAGAATTTCTGCAGATTTGCAATCTGTACGCTATCACAGAGTTTCTTATGTGATTTACATATTCATGGATTTTTCATTGTTGCTTGATAAATGttcaaaataattatttaatgtaATTGATTGGTAGCTTGAACATTGATTCTTGCTTGATAATTGTTACTTAACGTGTTTAATTCAAACAAACTCGTTTGAAGTGTCCTATAATTGATTCTGAGATTGGAATGGATGATTTGATTGTAAAATGTAGCTAGTTGAGATTTGAGAGCCTAGACAAAAATGGTGAATTTATTTGTGTTTATTGCTGTATTTTTtgtcccatatatatatatacgagTTAGAATGCACGTGTGACCATACGTGGATTCTAAGTAGAGATATTAGAGAGTGAAATTAATGAAATCATAATTTACTCAATAATATATGCACTTGTGTACCTTCGTTACGTTGTAAACAgtgatagagagatagagagatagatagataaatagatatatatatatatatatatatatatatagttttagATATACTTTTTCTCccatttattttcaattttgaaaccatgaattttaattaaaaacaaacataaaaatgaacatttttaaatttaaataataataaatattattaattaaaaataattattaatactaagggtacccaagattaagaaattataaaaaggaatgacctatagattaagaatagaaaattgtaattttagataagaatgaaggataaaagtggtaattgaaagatttgctttaaataataataaatattattaatattaatattaatattaattaaaaacagtaattaatactaaggatacctaagattatgaaattataaaaaagaatgacataaagattaagatttgaagaatgaaattttagataagaatgaagggtagaatagaaaaacagtaattaatactaagggtatctaagattatgaaattataagaaaaaatgacaaagattaagatttgaataatgaaattttagataagaatgaagggtagaataggtaactgaaagatttgccataacgtgcttttatataatagtatgatatatataaatctaaacatttaaaacctgtattttcctttttcaaatttttggttCTTGAAATGTTTGACCATATTTTTTACTGATCCATTTAAATTTGTGAGCTGTTTTAAACATGTCACATTGAACACTATTTTTTGGCCATTCCTGTTATAACTAACGATGGTCCTGACTCcgaaaaaattttgaaagtgcAACATTGATATTGTAGGCTGTTTAAACTCTAAAGCTTGGGGCTCAGACTGGCAAGTCTTAAACTCTAAATCTCTTTATCGAGGACCATCCATTTATACAAAACACACACTCTGATGGCGGTGTTGAAAGATGAATGGGGAGGTTATACTATTCAGCTAGACGAAGAAAAGGAAGGCAACCATGAAGCATCTGTGGATTATATCTTTCAGAGGATTGGAGAATCTATACCCATAAAGCTTCAGAACACCAATTTTGATACTGAATGTCCTCCAACAAGACCTTTGGCCGTCTCTGAACAATTTGGAGCCATATTCGTTGCACACAACGCAGGTTAGTTTATgggcttcccccccccccccctcttcttccaaCAATATTGGGACCTTGTAAATGCTGATCTCTTTGCTCTTGTAAATGAGTTCTTTAAACCAGGTATTATGCCGGAGGACATAAGCGATGCGTTGGTGTGCTTAATTCCCAAATCTTCATCCCCAGAATCGGTAGACCAATTCAGACCAATTAGTCTATGTGATGTGGCTTTCAAGACTATCACCAAAATCATTGCCGGCAAATTACATGGGGTCCTGGACCAGATCATATCTCCGAACCAATCGGCCTTCGTCCCAACCAGATTGATCTCGGACAATATTTATATGGCACTGACTTTCCACTACCTCCATAAAAAACAAGAGAGGGCGAAAGAAAATGTTGGCGCTCAAGTTGGATATGAAAAAAGCACACAACAGATTAAAGTGTGTGTTTATTGAAAAAATGCTAACCAAGTTAGGTTTCAGTGGGTATTGGGTGTCTCTCGTTATGGCGTGTATCTCCTCAGCTAGATACAAGATTCTTATAAATGGCACGATTGGTGGAGCTGTAACCCCTTCTCGAGGCATTCGTCAAGGCAACCCACTATCACCGGCCATTTTCATTTTATGCTCCCAAGCTTTGTCTACCATTATATCAAAAGCAGAGCATCTCAACCTAATCCAAGGCATCAAGCTGAGAAACTGAGGCCAACCTTTGACCCATTTGATGTTTGCGGATGATTGTCTTTTGTTCTCAGAAATGAAGTTGGAATCTGTTTGCAACCTTAAAGCCTGGCTGGAGTTGTATTGCCAATTCAGTGGCCAGGCTATCAACTTGAAGAAATCAAATCTCACATTCAGCACTAACACCCCTCTGAAGTTCAAACGGTGGTTCTCCAGAGTGCTAAAAATTCCGCATGGTCAAGGACCATCAAAGTATCTCGGCCTTCCATTGGATTTTGGAACTTCCAAAGCAAAGGTCTTCAAGGAAATTGATGAGAAAGCGGAAGCAAAAGTCCAAAGTTGGAAGCACCTTTTGTTGTCTCATGCTGGCCGTGAAGTTATGCTCAAGTCTGTAAACTATCTCGATGCCTAATTATGTCGGGTGACACTTTAAAACTCCGGCATCTATCCACTCCAAGATCAGGAAAGTAGCGGCTAATTTTTACTAGGGAGGGAAGGAATATGGCTCGAAAATACATTGGATCTCTTGGTAGCGGATGAGTAAGCCTAAGGTGAAAGGTGGGCTGGGCTTTCATGACCCAACTCTACAAAATGCTACTCTCCTTGCCAAggttgcttggagactatggaCCCAGCCTGATTCTTTGTGGGCCCATTTTCTCAAGAATATTTACTTTCCATCCACAAGTTTTATGAAGGCACAGGTGGGTCACAAACCCTCACGGGCCTGGCGAAGCATTATTGCAGGAAGAGAAGCGATGGGCTCTGGTCTTTGTTGGAAGGTGGAAACTGGTAGGGATGTGTATATTTGGGAAGATGGGTGGATCCCATCGATCAAAGGTTACAAGCCCAGATTTCCAAGACCGGATGGATGCTGTGTAAATCAGGTCTCAGACCTCATTGACactgaaaattgatgatggaaaGCTGATATCCTCGATGACATTTTCCACCCTTTGGACCGGGATGAAGTCCTCAAAATCCAACTAAGTTTATTTCCCCAAGAGGATAAGCAAATCTGGGCTACTTCGAACAATGGGCTTTTCTTTATTAAATCGGCATATAGAATGTTGTATGATCAAAAGGCCCAATAGTTGGAAGATAAAAGAACTTCGTCAACGCAGCATCGGTGGGATCAAGTGCAAGAGAAGACCTGGAACTTGATATGGTCGTGCAGAACACTGCCAAGATCAAAAAATTTCTATGGCaggtgttgcgtgtgaaaacctccggtgcttggttcgcccgtggatgaacctgcaaaaaccaagcaatgagcgcaagagggccggtgtggctccggcctaggactctccgatgctcaagtcaggtctccaacgcgacagcgtaactctGTAGTAGAAAGCAAGATcatgaatggtgctccatacctgggtatttatagagtgaggatgagatgaggcggttgggagagtcctagtatggtaggagtccttcttttggaaggctctctcgcgtagagcggagtagagagctatttttggggtcggactcttattaaggtaagagtccatgtaaattgTGATTTCAGATTCTttgctgggatcgtggctcgatccttatcccgtgattctcgggatgtgccgacgtggccccgcgatcccggtggggcgctatggtagcctctgtggaggagggctcggcctaggaggtcggcctggtaggccggtcttggcagtcacctcggcctgggaggtcggtttgagaggtcggcctgggaggtcggcctgttAGGTAGGTCTCGGCAGTCAGCTCAGCCTAGgatgtcctgtgtatgctcggtcaggagtttatgactgacttgtgtgagctcggccttaGCCCCAGCTGACTTGtgcgagctcggcctcggcctcggcttcagtgctcggcctcggcttcagtgctcggcccaactcgattctcggactgaggtcgggtcggccacgtggtagcctctgataggtggggtgttttatgcctcatcagcaGGCATGTGCACATGGTTTACCATCTGCAGAAGCACTCCTACAGCGTCACATCCCTATTGATTCTATGTGCCAAAGGTGTGGCATGGCTGAGGAGTCGGTGGACCACATCCTTTTAGAATGTGATTTTGCAAGGGCAGTATGGTTCaggtctcccccccccctctctttcttgCTTCCTAGGGATGAGACCCTTAGTTTTCACCAATGAATCGAATCGTGGGAAGCTATCAAGCCAGGGGACAAGAACCTTTCTATCCGGATTAAGAGCATAGCATCTTTTTTGGCTTGGCAGCTATGGCTATCCAGAAATGACATGGTCTTTAATCGGAAGTTTGTTTCCCCTAGGGAGGTTATTGAGGCAGCGATGAGAGCCTTCAAGGATTTTGCGGAGATCAATCTGCAGAAGAATGGAACTACTACTAATCAGCCCCCTCAACCCAGATCTTCAGTTTGGCATCCCCCTCCTCGAGGTGTTAGCAAAATTAACAGCAATGCTTCTTTGGGTACGGGGAAAAAGGCTGGTGGTCTCGGGTTCGTTCTTCGCAACAGTCATGGTGACTGCTTGCGGGCAGTGTCTAAGCCAGCGCAGTTCCACACTGCCATCATCAGAGAAGCGTTAGCCATGAGGGATGCTGTTCTATATGCCTTGGGCGACTGTGTGGAAAAGGTTGTGGTGGAATCTGACTCTCTCGACCTGGTCCGTCTAATCCAAGATACCTCTaggacatctccttctgagatTGGTAGTATTGTCCAAGACATTCGCCACTTGATCACTTATTTTGTGCAATGTGATATAGCACATGTTTTTAGGGAGACTAACAGCTTCCCTGACTCCTTATCCAGGAGGGCCATGTCTTGTGCGTGTGAGACGGTTTGGCCAAACTTCATTCCTTGGATCCAGGATCTGTGTAACCTGGACTCCTCGGTTGTTTCACGCTTTCCTACTGAATGAATCGttttctaaccaaaaaaaaaaaaaagatgttatTTTTCTTGTGAAAACTAGTACCCGTAAAAGTATATTGGGGAACGGATGTCCTTGCTGTTCCCTGTCCACAGATCAAATCTCTCTCTGTGCGTTGGTGTGTCACTTGTGGTTTCTACGATATCCTAAGTCTTAAATGCAATCTTCTGCcactctctcctcctttttgagGTTATTACGGCTGACAAAGCCATAAAGGCCTTTTTCACAGgcttatgttaatttttttagcattttttttatgatagaaaaaatatattaaactaGAAAAGGAGAAATATGTACATTTGCCCCTAGTACAAAATTTCACCTTTATTTCAAGGCATAATAGGCCATATTTTGAGCAAGGGGAATTACATCTCAGTCCTTGAGACAAATAGGAATTTCATTTAGATTGTCAGTGATCTTTAAAAAATATGTGCAGAGAGACCATGGCCATGCTGCTTAAGTTGGGGCAGGGAGGAAGCCTGGGATCTCCTTGTCAGTGCACCAAACCTCTTTCACTCTGCAACCCAATTGAGAAGCATGCTCAAGACTCTTAGATATGTTGAAAACCTC encodes:
- the LOC122638854 gene encoding uncharacterized protein LOC122638854 codes for the protein MVFNRKFVSPREVIEAAMRAFKDFAEINLQKNGTTTNQPPQPRSSVWHPPPRGVSKINSNASLGTGKKAGGLGFVLRNSHGDCLRAVSKPAQFHTAIIREALAMRDAVLYALGDCVEKVVVESDSLDLVRLIQDTSRTSPSEIGSIVQDIRHLITYFVQCDIAHVFRETNSFPDSLSRRAMSCACETVWPNFIPWIQDLCNLDSSVVSRFPTE